Proteins co-encoded in one Metabacillus sp. KUDC1714 genomic window:
- a CDS encoding GNAT family N-acetyltransferase: MNKEGFKLEIKAAEESQLDLLVSQFSPDNPMWQYNRYDVQKRGEGLYLIAWNDKIPIGHFLLRWSGPQDTFVTEKIDITYRAFLEAGLTKDKYRRMGVATAIVQEAERLSKEKRCTHIGLEVGIENSEAKRLYEKLGYKDLGFGEFPISWEYIDSNGNKGTETEIVIFMQKILKTVI; the protein is encoded by the coding sequence ATGAATAAGGAAGGATTTAAATTAGAGATAAAAGCAGCAGAAGAGTCACAGTTAGATCTACTTGTGTCCCAGTTTTCTCCCGATAATCCAATGTGGCAATACAACCGATATGATGTTCAAAAGAGGGGGGAGGGACTATATCTAATCGCTTGGAATGATAAAATTCCTATTGGTCATTTCTTACTACGTTGGAGTGGTCCTCAAGATACTTTTGTTACGGAAAAAATTGATATTACATATAGAGCTTTTTTAGAAGCAGGGCTAACAAAAGATAAATATCGAAGAATGGGAGTAGCAACAGCTATAGTTCAAGAAGCAGAAAGACTCTCAAAAGAAAAAAGATGCACTCACATAGGTTTAGAAGTAGGTATAGAGAATTCTGAAGCTAAAAGACTTTATGAAAAATTAGGGTATAAAGATTTGGGGTTTGGAGAATTTCCAATTAGCTGGGAATATATTGATAGCAATGGAAATAAAGGGACTGAAACGGAAATAGTAATTTTTATGCAAAAAATCCTTAAGACAGTTATTTAA